The following are encoded in a window of Sinomonas cyclohexanicum genomic DNA:
- the rpoB gene encoding DNA-directed RNA polymerase subunit beta yields the protein MVASSTSETQTATTDGATRRLSFAKIHEPLDVPNLLALQTESFDWLVGNERWQARVAKAQAEGDDSVATTSGLSDIFEEISPIEDFQGTMSLSFSEPEFADPKFTMAECKDRDATYSAPLYVKAEFMNNNTGEIKQQTVFMGDFPLMTDKGTFVVNGTERVVVSQLVRSPGAYFERTADKTSDKDIFTAKIIPSRGAWFELEIDKRDQVGVRLDRKRKQSVTVLLKALGWTEGQILEEFGEYDSMRATLEKDTTETREDALLDIYRKLRPGEPPTVDAAQALLDNLYFNAKRYDLAKVGRYKINRKLGIDRPLSDPEASILHIEDIVAMIKFLVALHAGEKSIKGTREGAEVDVRVEVDDIDHFGNRRIRAVGELIENQVRTGLSRMERVVRERMTTQDVEAITPQTLINIRPVVAAIKEFFGTSQLSQFMDQNNPLSGLTHKRRLSALGPGGLSRDRAGMEVRDVHPSHYGRMCPIETPEGPNIGLIGSLASYGRINPFGFIETPYRKVTNGIVSDAVDYLTADDEAEVQIAQANSPLNEDGSFAEEMVLVRQRGGGGEPTLVPADEVEYMDVSPRQMVSVATALIPFLEHDDANRALMGANMQRQAVPLVRSEAPFVGTGMERAAAVDAGDVVVAKKAGVVTEVSADLVVMLNDDGTETNYRIGKFARSNQGNCYNHRVLVNEGDRLEVGGIIADGPATDQGELALGRNLLVAFMSWEGHNFEDAIILSQRIVAEDVLSSIHIEEHEIDARDTKLGAEEITRDIPNVSEEVLAQLDERGIIHIGAEVEAGDILVGKVTPKGETELTPEERLLRAIFGEKSREVRDTSLKVPHGESGTVIGVRVFDRDNDDELPPGVNQLVRVYVAAKRKITDGDKLAGRHGNKGVISKILPIEDMPFLPDGTPVDVVLNPLGVPGRMNVGQVLELHLGWIAKTGWKVEGEPEWIQNLPNMPREVGPNQNLATPVFDGAREEEISGLLDSTNVTRDGVRLIGSSGKAQLFDGRSGEPFPDPVSVGYMYILKLHHLVDDKIHARSTGPYSMITQQPLGGKAQFGGQRFGEMEVWALEAYGAAYTLQELLTIKSDDIHGRVKVYEAIVKGENIPEPGVPESFKVLIKEMQSLCLNVEVLSADGQTIEMRDADDAVFTAAEELGIDLSRDEPSSVEEV from the coding sequence TTGGTCGCCTCGAGCACCTCTGAAACCCAAACCGCTACCACCGACGGCGCAACCCGTCGGCTCTCATTCGCCAAGATTCACGAACCGCTGGATGTTCCGAATCTCCTCGCCCTCCAGACCGAGAGCTTCGACTGGCTCGTCGGCAACGAGCGCTGGCAGGCCCGCGTGGCCAAGGCCCAGGCCGAGGGCGACGACAGCGTCGCCACCACCTCCGGCCTCTCCGACATCTTCGAGGAGATCTCCCCGATCGAGGACTTCCAGGGCACCATGTCCCTGAGCTTCTCCGAGCCGGAGTTCGCCGACCCGAAGTTCACGATGGCGGAGTGCAAGGACCGTGACGCCACCTACTCGGCCCCGCTGTACGTCAAGGCCGAGTTCATGAACAACAACACGGGCGAGATCAAGCAGCAGACCGTGTTCATGGGCGACTTCCCGCTCATGACCGACAAGGGCACGTTCGTGGTCAACGGCACCGAGCGCGTCGTGGTCTCCCAGCTGGTCCGCTCCCCGGGCGCCTACTTCGAGCGGACCGCGGACAAGACGAGCGACAAGGACATCTTCACGGCGAAGATCATCCCGTCCCGCGGCGCCTGGTTCGAGCTCGAGATCGACAAGCGCGATCAGGTCGGCGTCCGCCTCGACCGCAAGCGCAAGCAGTCCGTCACCGTCCTCCTCAAGGCGCTCGGCTGGACCGAGGGCCAGATCCTCGAGGAGTTCGGCGAGTACGACTCGATGCGTGCCACGCTCGAGAAGGACACCACCGAGACGCGTGAGGACGCCCTCCTCGACATCTACCGCAAGCTCCGCCCGGGCGAGCCGCCGACAGTCGACGCCGCACAGGCCCTGCTCGACAACCTGTACTTCAACGCCAAGCGCTACGACCTCGCGAAGGTCGGCCGGTACAAGATCAACCGCAAGCTCGGCATCGACCGCCCGCTCTCGGACCCCGAGGCCTCGATCCTCCACATCGAGGACATCGTCGCCATGATCAAGTTCCTCGTCGCGCTGCACGCCGGCGAGAAGTCGATCAAGGGCACCCGCGAGGGCGCCGAGGTCGACGTGCGCGTCGAGGTCGACGACATCGACCACTTCGGCAACCGCCGCATCCGCGCCGTCGGCGAGCTCATCGAGAACCAGGTCCGCACCGGCCTGTCCCGCATGGAGCGCGTCGTGCGTGAGCGCATGACCACCCAGGACGTCGAGGCGATCACGCCGCAGACGCTCATCAACATCCGCCCTGTCGTCGCTGCGATCAAGGAGTTCTTCGGGACCTCCCAGCTCTCGCAGTTCATGGACCAGAACAACCCGCTCTCGGGCCTGACCCACAAGCGCCGCCTCTCGGCGCTCGGCCCGGGCGGCCTCTCCCGCGACCGCGCGGGCATGGAGGTCCGTGACGTCCACCCGTCGCACTACGGCCGCATGTGCCCCATCGAGACCCCTGAAGGCCCGAACATCGGCCTGATCGGCTCGCTCGCCTCGTACGGCCGCATCAACCCGTTCGGCTTCATTGAGACGCCGTACCGCAAGGTGACCAACGGCATCGTGTCCGACGCGGTCGACTACCTCACGGCGGACGACGAGGCCGAGGTCCAGATCGCCCAGGCGAACTCGCCGCTGAACGAGGACGGCTCCTTCGCCGAGGAGATGGTCCTCGTCCGCCAGCGCGGCGGCGGCGGCGAGCCCACGCTCGTCCCGGCCGACGAGGTCGAGTACATGGACGTCTCCCCGCGCCAGATGGTGTCCGTGGCGACCGCCCTCATCCCGTTCCTCGAGCACGACGACGCCAACCGCGCCCTCATGGGCGCGAACATGCAGCGCCAGGCCGTGCCGCTCGTCCGCTCCGAGGCGCCCTTCGTCGGCACCGGCATGGAGCGCGCCGCCGCGGTGGACGCGGGCGACGTCGTCGTGGCCAAGAAGGCCGGCGTCGTCACCGAGGTCTCCGCGGACCTCGTGGTGATGCTCAACGATGACGGCACGGAGACGAACTACCGGATCGGCAAGTTCGCGCGCTCCAACCAGGGCAACTGCTACAACCACCGCGTGCTCGTGAACGAGGGCGACCGGCTCGAGGTCGGCGGCATCATCGCCGACGGTCCGGCCACCGACCAGGGCGAGCTCGCCCTCGGCCGCAACCTCCTCGTCGCGTTCATGTCGTGGGAGGGCCACAACTTCGAGGACGCGATCATCCTCTCCCAGCGCATCGTGGCGGAGGACGTCCTGTCCTCGATCCACATCGAGGAGCACGAGATCGACGCCCGCGACACGAAGCTGGGCGCCGAGGAGATCACGCGCGACATCCCGAACGTGTCCGAGGAGGTGCTTGCCCAGCTCGATGAGCGCGGCATCATCCACATCGGCGCCGAGGTCGAGGCGGGCGACATCCTGGTCGGCAAGGTCACCCCGAAGGGCGAGACCGAGCTGACTCCCGAGGAGCGCCTCCTGCGTGCGATCTTCGGTGAGAAGTCCCGCGAGGTCCGCGACACGTCCCTCAAGGTCCCGCACGGCGAGTCCGGCACCGTGATCGGCGTGCGCGTGTTCGACCGCGACAACGACGACGAGCTGCCCCCGGGCGTCAACCAGCTCGTGCGCGTCTACGTGGCCGCCAAGCGCAAGATCACGGACGGCGACAAGCTCGCCGGCCGCCACGGCAACAAGGGCGTCATCTCCAAGATCCTGCCGATCGAGGACATGCCGTTCCTCCCCGACGGGACCCCGGTCGACGTCGTGCTGAACCCGCTCGGCGTCCCCGGCCGCATGAACGTCGGCCAGGTCCTCGAGCTCCACCTCGGCTGGATCGCCAAGACCGGCTGGAAGGTCGAGGGCGAGCCGGAGTGGATCCAGAACCTGCCGAACATGCCGCGCGAGGTCGGCCCGAACCAGAACCTGGCCACGCCGGTGTTCGACGGCGCCCGCGAGGAGGAGATCTCCGGCCTGCTGGACTCCACCAACGTCACGCGTGACGGCGTGCGCCTCATCGGCTCTTCCGGCAAGGCGCAGCTGTTCGACGGCCGCTCCGGCGAGCCGTTCCCGGATCCCGTCTCGGTGGGCTACATGTACATCCTGAAGCTCCACCACCTCGTGGACGACAAGATCCATGCCCGCTCCACTGGCCCATACTCGATGATCACCCAGCAGCCGCTCGGTGGTAAGGCGCAGTTCGGCGGCCAGCGCTTCGGCGAGATGGAGGTGTGGGCGCTCGAGGCCTACGGCGCGGCGTACACGCTCCAGGAGCTCCTGACGATCAAGTCGGACGACATCCACGGCCGCGTGAAGGTCTACGAGGCGATCGTCAAGGGCGAGAACATCCCTGAGCCGGGCGTTCCCGAGTCCTTCAAGGTCCTCATCAAGGAAATGCAGTCGCTGTGCCTGAACGTGGAGGTCCTCTCCGCCGACGGCCAGACGATCGAGATGCGCGACGCCGACGATGCAGTCTTCACTGCCGCGGAGGAACTGGGCATCGACCTCTCCCGCGACGAGCCCAGCTCGGTCGAAGAGGTCTGA